A region of Saccharococcus thermophilus DNA encodes the following proteins:
- a CDS encoding DUF2507 domain-containing protein has translation MKLPTLEEQYKALEDISISAFGAELLRQVVLPELLGKETASILYWAGKSLARHYPLATLSDVITFFEKAGWGTLSVVEEHKDELHVELSGTIIAARLALHEHCTFQLEAGFLAQQIEQQKRFVTEAFEQQKKRENKVLIIIKWDLKQEIE, from the coding sequence GTGAAACTGCCAACGCTAGAAGAACAATATAAGGCATTAGAAGACATTTCTATTTCCGCGTTCGGCGCGGAACTTCTCCGGCAAGTTGTCCTTCCGGAATTGCTGGGAAAAGAAACGGCCAGCATTTTATATTGGGCCGGAAAAAGTTTAGCGCGCCATTACCCGCTCGCGACATTGTCCGATGTGATCACTTTTTTTGAAAAGGCCGGATGGGGAACGCTTTCTGTTGTCGAAGAACACAAAGATGAACTTCACGTCGAACTGTCCGGCACCATTATTGCCGCGCGGCTTGCTCTTCATGAGCATTGCACCTTCCAGTTAGAAGCAGGTTTTCTTGCCCAGCAAATTGAGCAACAAAAGCGCTTTGTCACCGAAGCGTTCGAACAACAAAAAAAGCGGGAAAATAAAGTGCTTATCATCATTAAATGGGACCTTAAACAGGAGATAGAATAA
- the sdhA gene encoding succinate dehydrogenase flavoprotein subunit has translation MKKGKIIVVGGGLAGLMATIKIAEAGVPVELFSLVPVKRSHSVCAQGGINGAVNTKGEGDSPWEHFDDTVYGGDFLANQPPVKAMCEAAPSIIYMLDRMGVMFNRTPEGLLDFRRFGGTQHHRTAYAGATTGQQILYALDEQVRRHEVAGLVTKYEGWEFLGVVLDDEQICRGIVAQDLKSMEIKAFPADAVIMATGGPGVIFGKSTNSIINIGSAASIVYQQGAYYANGEFIQIHPTAIPGDDKLRLMSESARGEGGRVWTYKDGKPWYFLEEKYPAYGNLVPRDIAAREIFHVCVDLKLGINGENMVYLDLSHKDPKELDVKLGGIIEIYEKFMGEDPRKVPMKVFPAVHYSMGGLWVDYDQMTNIKGLFAAGECDYSIHGANRLGANSLLSAIYGGMIAGPNAVRYIRGLEKSADAMPSSLYDRYVKQEEERWNNILSMDGTENAYVLHKELGEWMTANVTIVRYNDKLLKTDEKIQELLERYKNISVTDTSKWSNQGATFIRQLYNMLQLARVITLGAYNRNESRGAHYKPEFPERNDEEWLKTTMARYTPDGPAFHYEDVDVSLIKPRKRDYTKKKEEVK, from the coding sequence ATGAAAAAAGGAAAAATCATAGTAGTTGGCGGCGGTCTAGCTGGTCTAATGGCAACGATCAAAATCGCGGAAGCAGGGGTACCTGTAGAATTGTTCTCGCTCGTTCCTGTAAAGCGTTCTCACTCTGTCTGCGCGCAAGGTGGGATTAACGGCGCGGTCAATACAAAAGGGGAAGGAGATTCTCCTTGGGAACATTTTGACGACACCGTATATGGCGGCGACTTTTTAGCGAACCAGCCTCCGGTAAAAGCGATGTGTGAGGCAGCGCCGAGCATCATTTATATGCTTGACCGCATGGGGGTCATGTTCAACCGTACTCCTGAAGGGTTGCTTGATTTCCGTCGCTTCGGTGGAACACAGCATCACCGTACCGCATACGCAGGAGCGACAACAGGCCAGCAAATATTGTATGCGCTCGATGAACAAGTGCGGCGCCATGAAGTAGCCGGGCTTGTAACGAAATATGAAGGATGGGAATTTTTAGGTGTTGTTTTAGATGATGAACAAATTTGCCGCGGGATTGTTGCACAAGATTTGAAATCGATGGAAATTAAAGCGTTTCCTGCGGATGCAGTCATCATGGCGACAGGCGGACCGGGAGTCATTTTCGGCAAATCGACCAACTCGATTATCAACATCGGTTCGGCGGCATCGATTGTCTATCAGCAAGGTGCTTATTATGCAAACGGGGAGTTTATCCAAATTCACCCGACGGCGATTCCTGGCGACGATAAATTGCGTTTGATGAGTGAATCGGCCCGCGGGGAAGGTGGAAGAGTCTGGACATATAAAGATGGGAAACCATGGTACTTCCTTGAAGAAAAATATCCAGCCTACGGAAACCTTGTTCCTCGTGATATTGCAGCACGGGAAATTTTCCATGTTTGCGTTGACTTGAAGCTTGGCATCAATGGCGAAAACATGGTATATCTAGATCTTTCTCATAAAGATCCAAAAGAACTCGATGTAAAACTTGGCGGAATTATCGAAATTTATGAGAAATTTATGGGCGAAGACCCTCGCAAAGTACCGATGAAAGTATTCCCAGCTGTGCACTATTCGATGGGCGGTCTATGGGTCGATTATGATCAAATGACAAACATTAAAGGATTATTTGCCGCTGGTGAGTGCGATTACTCGATCCACGGGGCGAACCGACTCGGAGCAAACTCCTTATTATCAGCGATTTATGGTGGTATGATTGCTGGTCCAAATGCTGTCCGCTACATTCGCGGACTCGAGAAATCGGCAGACGCGATGCCGTCATCATTGTACGATCGCTATGTCAAACAAGAAGAAGAACGCTGGAACAACATTTTATCGATGGATGGAACAGAGAACGCATATGTGTTGCATAAAGAGCTTGGCGAATGGATGACCGCAAACGTGACAATCGTCCGCTACAATGACAAGCTGTTGAAAACAGATGAAAAAATTCAAGAATTGCTCGAACGCTATAAAAATATCAGCGTAACGGATACATCCAAATGGAGCAACCAAGGAGCGACATTTATCCGTCAGCTATACAATATGCTTCAACTTGCTCGCGTTATTACATTAGGGGCATACAATCGCAATGAAAGCCGTGGCGCGCACTATAAACCAGAGTTTCCAGAGCGCAATGACGAAGAATGGCTCAAAACAACGATGGCGCGTTATACTCCGGATGGACCAGCGTTCCATTATGAAGATGTCGATGTATCGCTGATTAAACCACGTAAACGCGACTACACGAAAAAGAAAGAGGAAGTGAAATAA
- the trxA gene encoding thioredoxin, whose amino-acid sequence MAIVSATDQTFATETKDGVTLVDFWAPWCGPCRMIAPVLEELDQEMGDKVKIVKVNVDENPETASKFGVMSIPTLLVFKNGELVDKTIGYQPKDALVQLLGKHV is encoded by the coding sequence ATGGCGATTGTAAGCGCGACAGATCAAACGTTTGCGACAGAAACGAAAGATGGCGTAACATTAGTCGATTTCTGGGCACCTTGGTGCGGACCTTGCCGCATGATCGCGCCGGTTCTTGAAGAATTAGATCAAGAAATGGGCGACAAAGTAAAAATCGTCAAAGTAAACGTCGACGAAAACCCAGAAACAGCTTCCAAATTCGGTGTGATGAGCATCCCAACATTGCTCGTTTTTAAAAATGGAGAGCTTGTTGATAAAACGATTGGCTATCAGCCGAAAGATGCGCTTGTTCAACTATTGGGAAAACACGTATAA
- the uvrC gene encoding excinuclease ABC subunit UvrC yields MHDHLKEKLAVLPEQPGCYLMKDKNGTVIYVGKAKVLKNRVRSYFTGTHDGKTLRLVNEIADFEYIVTSSNIEALILEMNLIKKYDPKYNVMLKGDNSYPFIKITAEQHPRLIITRKVKKDGGKYFGPYPHVQAANETKKLLDRIYPLRKCSTMPNRVCLYYHMGQCLAPCVHPVSEQQNKEIVEQIVRFLNGGYKEVKEELTKKMMKAAEALEFERAKEYRDLIAHIEATMEKQKMTMNDFVDRDVFGYAYDKGWMCVQVFFIRQGKLIERDASMFPMYQDPDEELLTFLGQFYTKANHFKPKEVILPADIDGELAEQLLEVTVVQPKRGKKKELVDLANKNAAIALKEKFYLIERDEERTIKAVENLGKILGIPVPHRIEAFDNSNIHGTDPVSAMVVFIDGKPEKKEYRKYKIKTVEGPDDYESMREVVRRRYTRVLKEGLPLPDLIIIDGGKGHLAAVRDVLENELGLDIPLAGLAKDDKHRTSELIMGNPPQIVPLERNSQEFYLLQRIQDEVHRFAVTFHRQTRGKTMFHSVLDDIPGVGEKRKKALLKHFGSIKNMKEATVEELQQANIPRSVAEKIYEKLRE; encoded by the coding sequence ATGCATGATCACTTAAAAGAAAAATTAGCCGTGCTTCCGGAGCAGCCGGGATGTTATTTGATGAAGGATAAAAACGGCACAGTAATATACGTTGGCAAAGCAAAAGTGCTGAAAAACCGTGTGCGTTCCTATTTTACCGGCACGCATGACGGAAAAACGCTGCGGCTTGTCAACGAAATTGCCGATTTCGAATATATTGTCACTTCTTCGAACATCGAAGCGCTCATTTTGGAAATGAACTTAATTAAAAAGTACGATCCGAAATATAATGTGATGCTCAAGGGCGACAATAGTTATCCGTTTATCAAGATTACCGCGGAGCAGCATCCTCGCCTAATCATTACACGAAAAGTGAAAAAAGATGGTGGAAAATATTTTGGACCGTATCCGCATGTACAGGCGGCAAATGAAACGAAGAAACTGTTAGACCGCATTTATCCGCTGCGCAAATGTTCAACCATGCCGAACCGAGTTTGTTTATATTACCATATGGGACAATGTCTAGCGCCGTGCGTGCATCCGGTGTCCGAACAGCAAAATAAAGAAATTGTCGAACAAATCGTTCGCTTTTTAAACGGTGGGTATAAAGAAGTAAAAGAAGAGCTCACGAAAAAGATGATGAAAGCAGCCGAAGCGCTCGAATTTGAGCGGGCGAAAGAATACCGCGATCTAATTGCCCATATTGAAGCAACGATGGAAAAGCAGAAGATGACCATGAACGATTTCGTTGATCGCGATGTGTTCGGTTATGCCTATGACAAAGGATGGATGTGCGTACAAGTATTTTTCATTCGTCAAGGCAAGCTGATTGAGCGCGATGCATCGATGTTTCCGATGTATCAAGACCCAGATGAGGAATTGCTGACGTTTTTGGGACAGTTTTATACAAAAGCGAACCACTTTAAGCCGAAAGAAGTCATTTTGCCTGCTGACATTGACGGCGAGCTTGCCGAGCAGCTGCTGGAAGTAACGGTTGTTCAGCCGAAAAGGGGAAAGAAAAAAGAACTTGTTGATTTGGCCAATAAAAACGCGGCAATTGCGTTGAAAGAAAAATTTTATTTAATCGAGCGGGACGAAGAGCGAACGATTAAAGCGGTAGAAAACTTAGGGAAAATATTGGGAATACCTGTGCCACACCGTATTGAGGCGTTTGACAATTCCAACATTCATGGCACCGATCCTGTTTCGGCGATGGTTGTCTTTATCGATGGAAAACCGGAGAAAAAAGAGTACCGCAAATATAAAATCAAAACGGTAGAAGGACCGGATGACTATGAATCGATGCGCGAAGTGGTAAGAAGGCGCTATACTCGCGTGCTAAAAGAAGGTCTTCCGCTTCCTGATTTGATTATTATTGACGGAGGAAAAGGGCATTTAGCTGCGGTAAGGGATGTGCTTGAAAACGAATTAGGACTTGATATTCCGCTCGCTGGGCTTGCAAAAGACGACAAGCATCGCACATCCGAGCTAATCATGGGGAATCCTCCGCAAATCGTTCCATTAGAACGAAACAGCCAAGAGTTTTATTTATTGCAGCGCATTCAAGATGAGGTGCATCGGTTTGCGGTTACATTTCATCGGCAAACGCGCGGAAAAACGATGTTTCACTCTGTGTTAGATGATATTCCTGGAGTTGGGGAAAAGCGGAAAAAAGCATTATTGAAGCATTTCGGATCCATTAAAAACATGAAAGAAGCAACGGTGGAAGAATTGCAACAAGCAAACATTCCGCGCTCCGTTGCCGAAAAAATTTATGAGAAATTGCGAGAATAA
- a CDS encoding IS1634 family transposase yields the protein MNVQVKKVYRNSYLNIISALFKKLGLPQLIDHLVPVDPQCQTRVSDAVQAILYNVFDGRQALVHLEHWAQEVDCEKLIRPDLHPSWLNDDALARHLDRLYEAGIHNVISTCLIHIYRKEGLSLRAFHADTTDKTVYGAYESASLEALQITHGYNRHHRWQKQIGFGLVGNEDGIPFYGDVHDGNLPDKTWNPEVLSRVHEQLKQAKIEDEWIYVADSAAMTKETLAQTKAANAFLITRGPSSLRIVKTALAEADAEDTTWSDPFTLAERNGATYRVWETASTYEGHPVRLIVVESSALDQRKGKTLEKERTKEAELLREEQARWERHPFSCREDAEQALASLKASLRPRFHRVEAAVEEIVRLKKRRGRPKKGAEPEVETLYFLHLDVEFDQDAWEQARRKASRFVLVTTVPKEWKGQPMDAQEILKLYKGQISVEMNFAFLKDPFFTDEIYVKKPERVAVLGYLFLLALAIYRVFQRRVRQFITPEHPLKGPGGRKLTRPTGQAIFQLFQYVNVVLFKLPDGRIQRSLDRSLTPDQRRILQGLGMDESIYV from the coding sequence ATGAACGTTCAAGTCAAAAAGGTCTATCGCAATTCTTATTTGAATATAATAAGTGCCCTATTCAAGAAACTGGGTCTGCCTCAATTGATTGACCATCTCGTGCCCGTCGATCCGCAGTGCCAAACGCGAGTCAGCGATGCCGTTCAGGCCATCCTCTACAATGTGTTTGACGGCCGGCAAGCCCTTGTTCACTTGGAACATTGGGCTCAGGAGGTCGATTGTGAGAAACTCATCCGTCCCGATCTCCATCCTTCCTGGTTGAACGACGATGCGTTGGCCCGTCATCTCGATCGCCTGTATGAGGCTGGCATTCACAACGTCATCAGCACTTGCTTGATTCATATTTATCGAAAAGAAGGCCTTTCCCTCCGAGCCTTCCACGCCGATACGACGGACAAGACCGTTTACGGCGCGTATGAATCGGCCTCGTTAGAGGCCTTACAAATCACACATGGCTACAACCGCCATCATCGTTGGCAAAAACAGATCGGTTTCGGACTGGTCGGCAACGAGGACGGCATCCCGTTTTACGGCGATGTGCACGATGGCAACCTGCCCGATAAAACATGGAATCCCGAGGTGCTGTCTCGTGTCCATGAACAGCTGAAGCAGGCCAAAATCGAAGACGAATGGATTTACGTGGCCGATTCCGCCGCGATGACGAAAGAGACCCTGGCGCAAACCAAAGCGGCCAACGCCTTTTTGATCACCAGAGGCCCTTCGTCGCTCCGGATCGTGAAAACCGCGCTGGCCGAAGCGGATGCTGAGGACACGACGTGGAGCGATCCCTTTACGTTGGCGGAGAGAAACGGCGCCACGTACCGGGTATGGGAAACGGCCTCGACGTATGAAGGCCACCCCGTTCGGCTGATCGTTGTTGAATCGAGCGCGCTCGACCAGCGAAAAGGAAAGACGCTTGAAAAAGAACGAACCAAAGAAGCGGAGCTTCTTCGCGAGGAACAAGCCCGTTGGGAGCGTCACCCCTTCTCCTGCCGGGAAGATGCCGAACAAGCCTTGGCGTCCCTCAAGGCGTCCCTTCGCCCCCGGTTTCATCGGGTTGAGGCCGCGGTCGAAGAGATCGTACGCCTGAAAAAACGGCGCGGACGGCCGAAAAAAGGGGCGGAACCCGAGGTGGAGACGCTGTATTTCTTGCACCTTGACGTCGAATTCGACCAAGACGCGTGGGAACAGGCGAGACGGAAAGCGTCCCGGTTTGTCCTTGTCACGACCGTTCCGAAGGAATGGAAGGGCCAACCCATGGATGCCCAAGAGATCTTGAAGCTGTATAAAGGGCAGATCTCGGTGGAAATGAACTTCGCTTTTTTGAAAGATCCGTTTTTCACGGATGAGATTTACGTCAAAAAACCAGAACGGGTCGCAGTATTAGGCTATTTGTTTCTGTTGGCCTTGGCTATTTACCGCGTTTTTCAGCGCCGAGTGCGTCAGTTTATTACTCCAGAACACCCGTTGAAGGGTCCTGGAGGCCGCAAGCTGACCCGGCCGACGGGACAGGCGATTTTTCAGCTGTTTCAATATGTGAACGTCGTCCTGTTCAAGCTGCCGGATGGGCGCATCCAACGCTCACTGGATCGCTCCCTTACCCCTGATCAGCGAAGGATTCTGCAGGGATTGGGCATGGATGAGAGCATCTACGTGTAA
- a CDS encoding succinate dehydrogenase cytochrome b558 subunit, with amino-acid sequence MAGNREFYYRRLHSLLGVIPVGVFLVQHLVVNHFATKGPEAFNRAASFMENLPFRYFLEIFVIFLPLLFHAIYGLYIAFTAKFNVGNYGYFRNWMFVLQRVTGIITLIFITWHVYETRVQAALGAKVNYEMMANIVDNPVMLGFYIVGILSTVFHFANGLWSFCVSWGLTVSPRSQQVFTYLTMIIFVALSIVGIRAILAFA; translated from the coding sequence ATGGCAGGAAATCGCGAATTTTATTACCGTCGGCTTCATTCGCTGTTAGGAGTCATTCCAGTAGGAGTCTTTTTAGTACAACATTTAGTCGTAAACCATTTTGCGACGAAAGGACCGGAGGCCTTTAACCGGGCGGCTTCTTTTATGGAGAATTTACCATTCCGCTACTTTCTAGAAATATTCGTTATTTTCCTTCCGCTGCTGTTCCATGCCATTTATGGTCTTTATATCGCTTTTACAGCGAAATTTAATGTCGGAAATTACGGATATTTCCGTAACTGGATGTTTGTATTACAACGGGTCACGGGAATTATCACATTGATTTTTATTACATGGCATGTGTACGAAACGCGCGTCCAAGCCGCGCTCGGAGCGAAAGTAAACTATGAAATGATGGCCAATATTGTGGACAATCCGGTTATGCTTGGCTTTTATATTGTCGGAATTTTGTCAACGGTGTTTCACTTTGCCAATGGTTTATGGTCTTTCTGCGTAAGCTGGGGTTTAACGGTGTCTCCTCGTTCGCAACAAGTTTTCACTTATTTAACGATGATCATTTTTGTCGCGCTTTCCATTGTTGGCATTCGTGCCATTTTAGCATTTGCTTAA
- a CDS encoding aspartate kinase yields MGIIVQKFGGTSVGSTERIQHVANRVIEEVEKGNKVVVVVSAMGKTTDKLVDLAKQISAQPSKREMDMLLATGEQVSIALLAMALHEKGYKAISLTGWQAGITTEEMHGNARITGIDTARICKHLGEGAIVIVAGFQGVTETGEITTLGRGGSDTTAVALAAALKADKCDIYTDVTGVFTTDPRYVKTARKIKEISYDEMLELANLGAGVLHPRAVEFAKNYEVLLEVRSSMENESGTIVKGEVSMEQHLIVRGIAFEDQVTRITVNGIGNSLHALPTIFTALAKRGINVDIIIQSAEKADTTSVSFSIRTEDLPETLQVLQSLEGVNVQYESGLAKVSIVGSGMISNPGVAARMFEVLAGQNIEIKMVSTSEIKISTVIDEKNMVRAVEALHEAFGLAEEAAAARA; encoded by the coding sequence ATGGGAATCATCGTACAAAAATTTGGTGGAACGTCCGTCGGTTCCACCGAAAGAATTCAACATGTCGCTAATCGCGTAATAGAGGAGGTTGAAAAAGGAAATAAAGTTGTCGTTGTTGTTTCGGCTATGGGGAAGACAACCGATAAACTTGTCGATCTGGCCAAACAAATTTCCGCACAGCCGAGCAAGCGGGAAATGGATATGCTGCTTGCAACTGGGGAACAAGTGAGCATTGCCCTTCTTGCCATGGCATTGCATGAAAAGGGATATAAAGCTATTTCATTAACGGGATGGCAGGCCGGGATTACAACGGAAGAAATGCACGGAAACGCCCGCATTACGGGTATCGATACGGCAAGAATCTGCAAGCATCTTGGTGAAGGGGCCATTGTCATTGTCGCCGGATTTCAAGGGGTGACGGAAACAGGGGAAATCACGACGCTCGGTCGCGGCGGTTCCGATACGACGGCGGTGGCGCTGGCGGCGGCGTTAAAAGCGGATAAGTGTGATATTTACACGGATGTAACTGGCGTGTTTACGACCGACCCGCGCTACGTAAAGACAGCACGGAAAATAAAAGAAATTTCCTATGATGAAATGCTAGAATTAGCTAATTTAGGAGCGGGGGTGCTGCACCCGCGCGCGGTGGAATTTGCGAAAAACTATGAAGTGCTGCTTGAGGTGCGCTCAAGTATGGAAAATGAAAGTGGCACAATCGTGAAAGGGGAAGTTTCGATGGAACAGCATTTAATCGTACGGGGAATCGCTTTTGAAGATCAAGTTACTCGAATTACAGTAAATGGAATTGGAAACAGCTTACATGCATTGCCGACTATTTTTACGGCACTCGCAAAGCGCGGCATTAATGTGGACATCATCATTCAAAGCGCGGAGAAGGCAGACACTACGTCTGTTTCTTTTTCGATTCGCACGGAGGATTTGCCGGAAACGCTTCAAGTGTTGCAATCGCTTGAAGGGGTAAACGTACAATATGAAAGCGGATTGGCCAAAGTATCGATCGTCGGTTCCGGCATGATTTCGAATCCGGGAGTGGCGGCGCGCATGTTTGAAGTGCTAGCGGGCCAGAATATTGAAATCAAAATGGTTAGCACGTCGGAAATTAAAATTTCTACTGTCATCGATGAGAAAAATATGGTTCGAGCAGTCGAAGCGCTCCATGAAGCGTTTGGGCTTGCCGAAGAAGCAGCGGCAGCGCGCGCATAA
- the sdhB gene encoding succinate dehydrogenase iron-sulfur subunit, with translation MSEKKTIRLIITRQDRPDSAPYEEEFEIPYRPNMNVISALMEIRRNPVNAKGQKTTPVVWEMNCLEEVCGACSMVINGKPRQACTALIDKLEQPIRLEPMRTFPVVRDLQVDRSRMFDSLKKVKAWIPIDGTYDLGPGPRMPERKRQWAYELSKCMTCGVCLEACPNVNSKSNFIGPAPLSQVRLFNAHPTGAMHKAERLRAIMGDGGLANCGNSQNCVQSCPKGIPLTTSIAALNRETTIQMFRDFFGSDEV, from the coding sequence ATGAGCGAGAAAAAAACGATTCGACTCATTATAACACGCCAGGATCGTCCTGATTCTGCGCCATATGAAGAGGAATTTGAAATTCCGTACCGTCCGAATATGAACGTCATTTCTGCGCTGATGGAAATTCGCCGTAATCCTGTTAACGCGAAAGGGCAAAAAACAACCCCAGTTGTATGGGAAATGAACTGTCTTGAAGAAGTATGCGGCGCTTGTTCAATGGTCATTAACGGCAAACCGCGGCAAGCATGTACGGCGTTGATTGATAAATTAGAACAGCCAATCCGTTTGGAACCAATGCGGACGTTCCCAGTCGTGCGTGACTTGCAAGTCGACCGCAGCCGCATGTTTGACTCATTGAAAAAAGTAAAAGCATGGATTCCAATTGACGGAACGTACGACTTAGGTCCTGGTCCGCGCATGCCGGAACGGAAACGGCAATGGGCATACGAACTTTCGAAATGTATGACATGCGGCGTATGTTTAGAAGCATGTCCAAACGTCAACAGCAAATCCAACTTTATCGGCCCAGCACCGCTGTCACAAGTTCGTCTCTTTAATGCCCATCCAACAGGCGCGATGCATAAAGCAGAGCGGCTGAGAGCGATCATGGGAGACGGCGGTTTGGCAAACTGCGGCAACTCGCAAAACTGTGTGCAATCTTGTCCAAAAGGCATTCCACTGACGACGTCCATTGCCGCGCTAAAC